A part of Lagopus muta isolate bLagMut1 chromosome 26, bLagMut1 primary, whole genome shotgun sequence genomic DNA contains:
- the TINCR gene encoding TINCR ubiquitin domain containing encodes MDTLRRSLSRWKRYHIKVHLADEDLMMPLTVKPRDTVMDLRAYLVREGVTSWKKTFYYNSRQLEEHETLKEANIQNGSVLLLVSNKR; translated from the coding sequence ATGGACACGCTGCGAAGGAGCCTTTCCCGCTGGAAGAGGTACCACATTAAGGTGCACTTGGCTGATGAGGACCTGATGATGCCGCTGACCGTCAAGCCCAGAGACACAGTGATGGACCTACGGGCTTACCTGGTGCGGGAGGGCGTCACTTCCTGGAAGAAGACATTTTATTACAACTCCAGGCAGCTTGAAGAGCATGAGACTTTGAAAGAAGCCAATATCCAGAATGGCTCAGTCCTGCTTCTTGTCAGCAACAAAAGGTAG